In Meiothermus ruber DSM 1279, the following proteins share a genomic window:
- the purU gene encoding formyltetrahydrofolate deformylase encodes MQSDTTARLLITCPDRPGIVAAVSNFLFNHGANITALDQHSTDPEGGLFFMRLEFQTPHLDVSREILEKAFAERVAARFEMNWRIAYAADLKKVAILVSKYDHALLELLWRHSNRELPCTITQVISNHPDLRPEVERFGIPYHHVPVEKDRKEEAEAQILHLLGDTDLVVLARYMQILTPQFVARYPHRIINIHHSFLPAFVGANPYKQAYMRGVKIIGATAHYVTEELDQGPIIEQDVARVSHRHDVADLVRLGRDLERNVLARAVQWHLEDRIIVYGNKTVVFS; translated from the coding sequence ATGCAGTCGGATACCACTGCACGCCTTCTGATTACCTGCCCCGACCGGCCCGGCATTGTGGCGGCGGTCTCGAATTTCCTCTTCAACCACGGGGCCAACATCACCGCGCTCGACCAGCACTCCACCGACCCCGAGGGGGGGCTCTTCTTCATGCGGCTGGAGTTCCAGACCCCGCACCTCGATGTGTCGCGGGAAATCCTCGAGAAAGCCTTTGCCGAGCGGGTGGCGGCCCGCTTCGAGATGAACTGGCGCATCGCCTACGCCGCCGACCTCAAGAAAGTAGCCATCCTGGTCTCCAAATACGACCACGCCCTGCTGGAGCTTCTCTGGCGGCACAGCAACCGCGAGCTGCCCTGTACCATCACCCAGGTTATCTCCAACCACCCCGACCTGCGGCCCGAGGTGGAGCGCTTCGGCATCCCCTACCACCACGTGCCGGTGGAGAAAGACCGCAAAGAAGAGGCCGAGGCGCAGATCCTGCACCTGCTGGGGGATACCGACCTGGTGGTGCTGGCCCGCTACATGCAGATTCTCACCCCGCAGTTTGTGGCCCGCTACCCCCACCGCATCATCAACATCCACCACTCCTTCCTGCCGGCTTTTGTGGGGGCCAATCCCTACAAACAGGCCTATATGCGGGGCGTGAAGATCATCGGGGCCACCGCCCACTACGTGACCGAGGAGCTGGATCAGGGCCCCATCATCGAGCAGGACGTGGCCCGGGTCTCGCACCGGCACGACGTGGCCGACCTGGTGCGGCTGGGGCGCGACCTCGAGCGCAACGTGCTGGCTCGAGCGGTGCAGTGGCACCTGGAAGACCGCATCATCGTGTACGGCAATAAGACCGTGGTGTTTTCATAA
- a CDS encoding S1C family serine protease: MSMRNSSILLGLLMMVGGGVLWFNLSKSQTEASPTPPTQVQAQSFDQNRAFLENERNTIDVVQRTGDGVVFVAVRATPRVSSDFGFFAPFLQPQPQEGTGSGFVLDQDGLILTNYHVIEGADQITVRFHNDPKSYPARVIGRAEPLDIALIRVQAPREKLKPMPLADSDQVRVGQKAIAMGNPFGLEFTVTEGIVSAIRRNPNDGSSGGQGAFVPTVIQTDAAINPGNSGGPLLNSRGEVIGINTFIYSSAGALGAAQSAGIGFAIPINLVKQYLADLKAGKDITAEDIVRSRPRLGVTLSLLSMAEYPENIRRQNRLPDTGLMIQQVERGSPAERAGLRAATRTVQLQLRTGQVIELGVNGDILLEADGNPISNINDLRAVLLSKKPGEAVTLKIWRDGQTREVRVVPQVIR, translated from the coding sequence ATGTCCATGAGAAATTCTTCCATTCTCCTGGGTTTGCTGATGATGGTGGGTGGGGGGGTGCTGTGGTTTAACCTGAGCAAGAGCCAGACCGAGGCCTCACCCACCCCGCCGACACAGGTGCAGGCCCAGAGCTTCGACCAGAACCGCGCTTTCCTGGAAAACGAACGCAACACCATCGATGTTGTTCAGCGCACTGGGGATGGGGTGGTGTTCGTGGCGGTGCGGGCCACCCCCAGGGTGAGCAGCGATTTTGGTTTCTTCGCGCCCTTCCTGCAGCCCCAACCTCAGGAGGGCACGGGTTCGGGCTTCGTGCTTGACCAGGATGGTCTGATTCTCACCAACTACCACGTGATCGAAGGGGCCGACCAGATCACCGTGCGCTTCCACAACGATCCCAAGAGCTACCCGGCGCGGGTGATAGGCCGGGCCGAGCCCCTCGACATAGCCCTGATCCGGGTGCAGGCCCCGCGCGAGAAGCTGAAGCCCATGCCATTAGCCGACTCCGACCAGGTGCGGGTGGGACAGAAGGCCATCGCCATGGGCAACCCCTTTGGCCTCGAGTTCACCGTGACCGAGGGCATCGTCTCGGCCATAAGGCGCAACCCCAACGACGGCAGCAGCGGCGGCCAGGGGGCTTTTGTGCCCACCGTGATTCAGACCGACGCGGCCATCAACCCCGGCAACTCAGGTGGGCCCCTGCTCAACTCCCGCGGCGAGGTGATCGGGATCAACACCTTCATCTACAGCTCGGCGGGGGCCCTTGGGGCTGCGCAGTCGGCAGGGATTGGCTTTGCCATCCCCATCAACCTGGTCAAGCAGTACCTGGCCGACCTCAAGGCCGGCAAGGACATCACCGCTGAAGACATCGTGCGCTCCCGGCCCCGCCTGGGCGTGACCCTCTCGCTGCTCTCGATGGCCGAGTACCCCGAGAACATCCGCCGGCAGAACCGCCTGCCCGATACCGGCCTGATGATCCAGCAGGTGGAGCGGGGCAGCCCGGCTGAGCGGGCCGGACTGCGGGCCGCCACCCGCACCGTGCAGCTCCAGCTCCGCACCGGTCAGGTGATTGAGCTGGGGGTGAACGGCGACATCCTGCTCGAGGCCGATGGCAACCCCATCAGCAACATCAACGACCTGCGCGCGGTGCTGCTTTCCAAAAAGCCAGGGGAAGCCGTGACCCTTAAGATCTGGCGCGACGGACAGACCCGCGAGGTGCGGGTGGTGCCGCAGGTGATCCGCTAA
- a CDS encoding PD40 domain-containing protein: MLRFLAVALLIGSLALAQFDPTQRWFTVRTEHFDIHYHSGLERVATEAAIYAEKAYALLLEDFEAPPGRISIVLSDVGDTLNGFANPVNNLVGIFTGQFRSSDLFNPRLSSWWETVIFHEIAHIFDLSQVRGPLKEPTRIFGQLPAQSAVKPFPFVEGTVLYLKHKKLGESRLNDATTRMMLRQMVLSGRFPSLDEIRQAYSRSTWPYLGFLVYNYSAWLVQYLEVRFGEDAYRRFTEANAGMLAFKDFNEPFLKAFGVSLDQIYADFVRWLPSQFEGEIARIRAEGLTPVQKLSSLGFFSEGPADSANGLVYAHASPLRSGLRIIVNENERELLNGPAQHPQWSPDGRYLLFTTSSATSPYFVASDLYQYDRLEGRVQRLTQGERVYYARYAPDGKSIFLAKNTPDGSTELARYFIEFNRTQPLRSFPHQDGVIHSFAVAPDGRSLVLALLRRGGFQDLYRYTLETGALAPLTQDRNVDSDPVFSPDGRYVIYSSDVNRVYNLYAYRLEDGAVFQVTNLLTGAFQPTFSHSQQQIIFSGYDETGYNLYQLPYNPSAWKRVELPREPLPAFKPAEAASGEPYNPFHYLRPLYWLPIAGVGVEGFGLGVSFAASDPVGLHAYAVGAGFDSSLRGVFYDLAYQYTGLGFPLVLQAVGAGRDSAQGVGASFWSPQGSLGLQYVRLDVLEPALDPSQNTVTHAFSLRLNGASTSASDLFRSSSSLSAVGTAFVREGSPDWRYRVQGALGFQFRLPLEASHLIGLRVGGGFTTSPLALDGFDLGAWPLVAGGQPLLAVRGYGPGQLRGQQALVGSLEYRLPPWSLERGLGNWPLFFDDLSLSVFLDAGAAGSPLDLSQVRFSLGAELRLGLTLFYLAPGSSVALGGAQGFGEPGPRFYLSLVLPGL, encoded by the coding sequence ATGTTGCGCTTCCTGGCGGTTGCTTTGCTGATTGGTTCGCTGGCCCTGGCCCAGTTTGACCCCACCCAGCGCTGGTTTACGGTGCGCACCGAGCACTTCGACATCCACTACCACAGCGGCCTCGAGCGCGTAGCTACCGAGGCCGCCATCTACGCCGAAAAAGCCTATGCGTTGCTACTAGAAGACTTCGAGGCCCCACCAGGGCGCATCAGCATCGTGCTATCGGACGTGGGGGATACCCTCAACGGCTTCGCCAACCCCGTCAACAACCTGGTGGGCATCTTTACCGGGCAGTTCCGCAGCTCGGACTTGTTCAATCCCCGGCTTTCCTCCTGGTGGGAGACGGTGATTTTCCACGAAATTGCCCATATCTTCGATCTCTCCCAGGTGCGCGGCCCGCTCAAAGAGCCCACCCGCATCTTCGGGCAACTGCCAGCCCAGAGTGCGGTCAAGCCCTTTCCTTTCGTGGAGGGCACGGTGCTTTATCTCAAACACAAAAAGCTGGGCGAGTCGCGCCTGAACGACGCCACCACCCGCATGATGCTGCGCCAGATGGTGCTTTCGGGCCGGTTCCCTAGCCTCGACGAGATTCGCCAGGCCTACAGCCGGTCCACCTGGCCCTACCTGGGCTTTCTGGTCTACAACTACAGCGCCTGGCTGGTGCAGTACCTCGAGGTGCGCTTTGGCGAGGACGCCTACCGGCGGTTCACCGAGGCCAACGCCGGGATGCTGGCCTTCAAAGACTTCAACGAACCCTTCCTGAAGGCCTTTGGGGTCTCGCTCGACCAGATTTACGCCGATTTTGTGCGCTGGCTGCCCAGCCAGTTTGAGGGTGAGATCGCCCGCATCCGCGCCGAGGGCCTGACCCCGGTGCAAAAGCTCAGCAGTTTGGGGTTTTTTAGCGAGGGCCCGGCGGATTCGGCCAACGGCCTGGTGTATGCACACGCCTCGCCGCTGCGCAGCGGCCTGCGTATCATCGTCAATGAGAACGAACGCGAGCTGCTGAACGGCCCCGCCCAGCACCCACAGTGGTCGCCCGACGGGCGTTACCTGCTCTTTACCACCAGCAGCGCGACCAGCCCTTACTTTGTGGCGAGCGACCTTTACCAGTACGACCGCCTCGAGGGCCGCGTCCAGCGCCTGACCCAGGGTGAACGCGTTTATTACGCCCGCTACGCGCCCGACGGCAAGAGCATCTTCCTGGCTAAAAACACCCCCGACGGCTCCACCGAGCTGGCCCGCTACTTTATCGAGTTCAACCGCACCCAGCCTCTGCGCAGCTTTCCCCACCAGGACGGGGTGATCCACTCGTTTGCAGTGGCCCCGGACGGCCGCTCCCTGGTGCTTGCCTTGCTGCGGCGGGGGGGTTTTCAAGATCTTTACCGCTACACCCTGGAAACCGGGGCCCTTGCGCCCCTGACCCAGGACAGGAACGTGGATAGCGATCCGGTTTTCAGCCCCGATGGGCGTTACGTGATCTACAGCAGCGATGTGAACCGGGTCTACAACCTGTACGCCTACCGCCTCGAGGACGGGGCGGTCTTCCAGGTGACCAACCTGCTCACCGGGGCCTTCCAGCCCACTTTTTCACACAGCCAGCAGCAGATAATCTTCTCCGGCTACGACGAGACCGGCTACAACCTCTACCAGTTGCCCTACAACCCCAGCGCCTGGAAACGGGTGGAGCTACCGCGCGAACCCCTGCCCGCGTTCAAGCCCGCCGAGGCCGCCAGCGGTGAGCCCTACAACCCCTTCCACTACCTGCGCCCGCTGTACTGGCTGCCCATCGCCGGGGTGGGGGTGGAGGGGTTCGGTCTGGGGGTTTCGTTTGCGGCTTCCGACCCGGTGGGCCTCCATGCCTACGCGGTCGGGGCTGGTTTCGACAGCAGTTTGCGGGGGGTGTTCTACGACCTGGCCTACCAGTACACCGGGCTGGGCTTCCCGCTGGTGTTGCAGGCGGTGGGGGCAGGCCGGGACAGCGCCCAGGGGGTGGGTGCCTCGTTCTGGTCGCCGCAGGGCAGCCTGGGCCTGCAGTACGTGCGCTTGGACGTGCTCGAGCCCGCCCTCGACCCCAGCCAGAACACGGTTACCCATGCCTTCTCGCTTCGCTTGAACGGGGCCAGCACCAGCGCCAGCGACCTCTTCCGTTCGAGCAGCAGCCTGAGCGCCGTGGGCACAGCCTTCGTGCGCGAGGGCAGCCCGGACTGGCGCTACCGTGTGCAGGGGGCGCTGGGCTTCCAGTTCCGCCTGCCGCTGGAAGCCTCGCACCTGATCGGGCTGCGGGTGGGGGGTGGCTTCACCACCTCGCCGCTGGCTTTGGATGGCTTCGACCTGGGGGCCTGGCCCCTGGTGGCCGGGGGCCAGCCGCTGCTGGCGGTGCGGGGGTATGGGCCGGGCCAGCTTCGCGGCCAGCAGGCGCTGGTGGGCTCGCTCGAGTACCGCCTGCCGCCCTGGAGCCTCGAGCGCGGCCTGGGCAACTGGCCGCTGTTCTTCGACGACCTGAGCCTCTCGGTTTTCCTGGACGCGGGGGCTGCCGGTTCGCCTCTGGATCTGAGCCAGGTGCGCTTTTCGCTGGGGGCCGAGCTGCGCCTGGGCCTGACGCTGTTTTATCTGGCGCCGGGCAGCAGCGTGGCCCTGGGCGGCGCGCAGGGTTTTGGGGAGCCGGGGCCAAGGTTTTATCTCAGTCTGGTGTTGCCGGGCTTGTAG
- a CDS encoding adenylosuccinate synthase: MPGIAIIGAQWGDEGKGKVTDALAEDADFVVRYQGGANAGHTVVAQGKTFKLNLLPTGVIHPQATNVLGDGMVIDAYRFAEEMQNIRAEGLNPRVLVSDKAHLVLPHHKTVEARNNFVGTTKRGIGPAYSDRARRVGIRAGDLLNEAVLRERVETLLTEKPNSTREAGWDTPEKALADLYRMREILAPHITDTGRLLREAIQQGKKVLFEGAQATLLDLNYGDYPYVTSSHPTVGGIIVGAGVNHKAINKVYGVAKAYATRVGNGPFPTELFGEEDEYLRQKGGEFGVTTGRARRTGWLDLVLLKYACEVNGFDGLVLTKLDVLSGFPVVKVGVEHRPDGSVKYAEIPGWGDLTGIQSREELPASLKQFIELVEDFTQTPVVMFSTSPRREDTFGAVSWV, translated from the coding sequence GTGCCAGGAATCGCCATTATTGGAGCCCAGTGGGGTGATGAAGGAAAAGGCAAAGTAACCGATGCCCTCGCTGAAGACGCCGATTTTGTGGTGCGCTACCAGGGGGGGGCCAATGCGGGGCATACCGTGGTGGCCCAGGGCAAAACCTTCAAGCTGAACCTGCTGCCCACCGGGGTTATTCACCCCCAGGCCACCAACGTGCTGGGCGATGGGATGGTGATCGATGCCTACCGCTTTGCCGAGGAGATGCAGAACATCCGGGCCGAGGGACTGAACCCCAGGGTGCTGGTCTCGGACAAGGCCCACCTGGTGCTGCCCCACCATAAGACAGTGGAGGCCCGCAACAACTTTGTGGGAACCACCAAGCGCGGTATCGGGCCGGCCTACTCCGACCGGGCCCGGCGGGTGGGCATCCGCGCCGGCGATCTGCTCAACGAGGCAGTGCTTAGAGAACGGGTCGAAACCCTGCTGACCGAGAAGCCCAACTCGACCCGAGAAGCGGGCTGGGATACCCCTGAAAAAGCCCTGGCCGACCTCTACCGGATGCGCGAGATCCTGGCCCCTCACATTACCGACACCGGCCGCCTGCTGCGGGAGGCCATCCAGCAAGGTAAAAAAGTCTTGTTTGAAGGGGCCCAGGCCACCCTGCTTGACCTCAACTACGGCGACTACCCCTACGTGACCAGCTCGCACCCCACGGTGGGGGGGATTATTGTGGGGGCGGGTGTGAACCACAAGGCCATCAACAAGGTCTATGGGGTGGCCAAGGCCTATGCCACCCGGGTGGGCAACGGCCCTTTCCCCACCGAGCTTTTTGGTGAGGAGGACGAGTATTTGCGGCAGAAAGGGGGTGAGTTTGGTGTGACCACCGGGCGGGCCCGGCGCACCGGCTGGCTCGACCTGGTGCTGCTCAAGTACGCTTGCGAGGTGAACGGCTTTGATGGCCTGGTGCTCACCAAGCTCGACGTGCTCTCGGGTTTTCCGGTGGTCAAGGTGGGTGTGGAGCACCGGCCGGACGGTAGCGTAAAGTACGCGGAAATTCCCGGCTGGGGCGACCTGACCGGCATTCAGAGCCGGGAGGAGCTACCGGCCAGCCTGAAGCAGTTTATCGAACTGGTCGAAGACTTTACCCAGACCCCGGTGGTGATGTTTTCTACCAGCCCGCGCCGGGAGGACACCTTTGGGGCGGTGAGCTGGGTTTAG
- a CDS encoding YbaK/EbsC family protein produces the protein MKLSPSALKVQAALNQRGFAHLQVQELSASTRTAQEAAAAVGCAVGQIVKSLVFRGAESARPYLLLVSGANRVDVARLEALLGEKLEKPDADYVRQVTGFAIGGVPPVGHAQALEALVDPDLLQYERIYAAAGTPFALFGLSPEELLALTGGRVVALKSD, from the coding sequence ATGAAACTATCCCCCAGCGCCCTGAAAGTACAGGCAGCCCTGAATCAGCGGGGCTTTGCTCACCTACAGGTGCAGGAGCTGTCGGCCTCTACCCGCACCGCCCAGGAGGCCGCCGCGGCGGTGGGCTGTGCGGTGGGCCAGATTGTCAAATCGCTGGTCTTTCGGGGAGCCGAGAGCGCCAGGCCCTACCTGCTCCTGGTCTCGGGGGCCAACCGGGTGGATGTGGCGCGGCTCGAGGCCCTTCTAGGGGAAAAGTTGGAAAAGCCCGACGCCGATTATGTGCGCCAGGTCACCGGCTTTGCCATCGGCGGGGTGCCGCCCGTTGGTCACGCCCAGGCCCTCGAGGCCCTCGTCGACCCCGACCTGCTCCAGTACGAACGGATCTATGCGGCCGCTGGAACCCCTTTTGCGCTGTTTGGCCTCTCGCCGGAAGAGCTGCTGGCCCTTACCGGAGGCCGCGTGGTGGCCCTGAAGAGCGACTAA
- a CDS encoding M20 family metallopeptidase: MKPIEYLQPQLPAILQDLEAIVTLEAPSHDLPGLAKVADWIAAQFGPLGSLEREETPNGPLLRVRIPGAGKKVLVLCHFDTVHPVGAFATPWKIEGDRAYGPGIYDMKGNIVQLLWALRANRALGLGLPTLELLFTPDEEVGSAASRAAIEAGALRNDLVLVLEAPMGNGDLKVARKGVGQYRLTAHGKPAHQGVEPEKGVNAIVELAHQISRIVALQDWEQGTTLGPNVIKGGTTSNVVAATAWVEIDLRVWTMAEAERIEKALKALEPLLPGATLSVEGGLNRPPMEPSPASLELFEMARRIGAELGLHLGAGRVGGGSDGNFTAALGVPTLDGLGLFGEAAHQLSENVYIPQIPTRIALLSGILHELSQ, translated from the coding sequence GTGAAGCCGATCGAGTACCTTCAGCCCCAACTTCCAGCCATCCTGCAAGACCTCGAGGCCATCGTGACCCTCGAGGCCCCCTCCCACGACCTGCCCGGCCTGGCGAAGGTGGCCGACTGGATTGCAGCGCAGTTTGGGCCTTTGGGAAGCCTCGAGCGCGAAGAAACCCCCAACGGCCCGCTGCTAAGGGTGCGCATCCCGGGCGCGGGCAAAAAGGTGCTGGTGCTATGCCACTTCGATACCGTGCACCCGGTGGGGGCCTTTGCCACACCCTGGAAGATTGAGGGCGACCGGGCCTACGGCCCCGGCATCTACGACATGAAGGGCAACATCGTGCAGCTCCTGTGGGCCTTGCGCGCCAACCGGGCCCTGGGGCTGGGCCTGCCCACCCTCGAGCTGCTCTTCACCCCCGACGAGGAGGTGGGTTCCGCGGCCTCGCGCGCGGCCATCGAGGCCGGGGCTCTGCGCAACGACCTGGTGCTGGTACTGGAAGCCCCCATGGGCAACGGCGACCTCAAGGTGGCCCGCAAGGGGGTGGGCCAGTACCGCCTCACCGCCCACGGCAAGCCCGCGCACCAGGGCGTCGAGCCCGAGAAGGGGGTCAACGCCATCGTCGAGCTGGCCCATCAAATAAGCAGAATTGTGGCCCTGCAGGACTGGGAACAGGGCACCACCCTGGGGCCCAACGTGATCAAGGGGGGCACCACCAGCAACGTGGTGGCGGCCACCGCCTGGGTGGAGATCGACCTGCGGGTCTGGACGATGGCCGAAGCGGAGCGCATCGAGAAAGCGCTTAAGGCCCTGGAGCCGCTGCTGCCGGGTGCTACCCTCTCGGTGGAGGGCGGCCTGAACCGCCCCCCCATGGAGCCCAGCCCGGCCTCGCTCGAGCTCTTCGAGATGGCCCGGCGCATCGGGGCCGAACTGGGCCTGCACCTGGGGGCCGGCCGGGTGGGGGGTGGCTCCGACGGCAACTTTACCGCCGCCCTGGGTGTGCCCACCCTGGACGGGCTGGGCCTGTTCGGCGAAGCCGCCCACCAGCTCAGCGAGAATGTCTACATCCCCCAAATACCCACCCGGATCGCTCTGCTTAGCGGCATTCTGCACGAGCTTTCCCAATGA
- a CDS encoding arginine--tRNA ligase, with protein MLASRPEIKSQLKAAIAQALEALGLQEWPEIVVQETPPDKEGDYGTPVAMSLARTLRKAPPQIAADLLQNIQLPAWVRRTFVLGGYLNFELDPAFLVKSATLPVAPFPKVAGKVLLEHTSVNPNKELHVGHLRNICLGDSLARILRFVGRDVEVMNYIDDTGRQAAESLYALQYFGLKEAPAQTKYDHWVGEAYVRLHQAMEDPEQKARIEQGVQSTLHRLEAGELRDAVDKILRAQLQTMYRLGAEYNALVWESDIVREGLLGKAMKILEGSPYVSRPTEGKYAGALVMDTSAFIPGLEDPYLVLIRSNGTSTYTAKDIALQFWKMGLLEGLRFVTYDTQPSGAPLYSTHPEGVPLPFGGASETINVVDARQSHALRVVQASLEVEGRPDLAEKCFHLAYETVLLEGRQMSGRKGIVVSVDEVMDEAVKRVRAVIAEKNPDHPSPAEAAEQIGVGAVRFAMLKTEAKKQIDFRYDQALSFEGDTGPYIQYAYARAGSILRKAEEQGVIQEAPDFTQATPYEVALAKTLLRFPEAVQDAARNKAPHIVAQYLLELAAAWSSFYNAKTPDGRPATPVLSAPPELRGVRLELVKALRQTLKQGLGLLGLEAPEVM; from the coding sequence GTGCTAGCATCTCGCCCCGAGATCAAGTCCCAGCTCAAAGCCGCCATCGCCCAGGCCCTGGAGGCCCTGGGCCTGCAGGAGTGGCCCGAAATTGTCGTACAGGAAACCCCGCCGGACAAGGAAGGCGACTACGGTACGCCAGTCGCCATGAGCCTGGCCCGCACCCTGCGCAAAGCCCCGCCCCAGATTGCCGCCGACCTGCTCCAGAACATCCAGCTTCCGGCCTGGGTTCGGCGTACTTTTGTGCTGGGGGGCTACTTGAATTTCGAGCTCGATCCGGCCTTTCTGGTGAAGTCGGCCACGTTGCCCGTTGCGCCTTTCCCCAAGGTTGCAGGCAAGGTGCTTCTGGAACACACCTCGGTCAACCCCAACAAAGAGCTGCACGTCGGCCACCTGCGCAACATCTGCCTGGGGGACTCGCTGGCGCGCATACTGCGCTTTGTGGGCCGCGACGTAGAAGTAATGAACTACATCGACGACACCGGGCGGCAGGCCGCCGAGAGCCTATATGCCCTGCAGTATTTTGGCCTTAAGGAAGCCCCCGCCCAGACCAAATACGACCACTGGGTGGGCGAGGCCTATGTGCGGCTGCACCAGGCCATGGAAGACCCTGAGCAAAAAGCCCGCATCGAACAGGGCGTGCAATCCACCCTCCACCGCCTGGAGGCGGGCGAGCTGCGCGACGCGGTAGACAAAATTCTGCGGGCCCAACTGCAAACCATGTACCGCCTGGGCGCCGAGTACAACGCCCTGGTCTGGGAGTCCGACATCGTGCGGGAAGGGCTGCTGGGCAAGGCCATGAAAATCCTGGAAGGCTCGCCCTACGTTTCCCGTCCTACCGAGGGCAAGTATGCGGGGGCCCTGGTCATGGATACCAGCGCTTTCATTCCCGGCCTGGAAGACCCCTACCTGGTGTTGATCCGCTCCAACGGCACCTCCACCTACACCGCCAAGGACATCGCCCTGCAGTTCTGGAAGATGGGCCTGCTCGAGGGCCTGCGCTTCGTGACCTACGATACCCAGCCCAGCGGGGCGCCCCTGTACAGCACCCACCCCGAAGGCGTGCCCCTGCCGTTTGGTGGGGCCAGCGAGACCATCAACGTGGTGGACGCCCGCCAGAGCCACGCCCTGCGGGTGGTGCAGGCCTCGCTCGAGGTCGAAGGGCGGCCCGACCTGGCCGAGAAGTGCTTCCACCTGGCCTACGAGACGGTGCTGCTCGAGGGCCGGCAGATGTCCGGGCGCAAGGGCATTGTGGTCTCGGTGGACGAGGTGATGGACGAAGCGGTTAAGCGGGTGCGGGCGGTCATCGCCGAGAAAAACCCCGACCACCCCAGCCCCGCGGAAGCCGCCGAGCAGATTGGGGTGGGAGCGGTGCGCTTCGCCATGCTCAAAACCGAGGCCAAGAAGCAGATCGACTTCCGCTACGACCAGGCCCTGAGCTTCGAAGGGGATACCGGCCCCTACATCCAGTACGCCTACGCCCGCGCAGGCTCGATCCTGCGCAAGGCCGAAGAGCAAGGGGTTATCCAGGAAGCCCCCGACTTCACCCAGGCCACGCCCTACGAGGTGGCCCTGGCCAAGACCCTGCTGCGCTTCCCCGAGGCCGTGCAGGATGCTGCCCGTAACAAAGCCCCGCATATTGTGGCCCAGTACCTGCTCGAGCTGGCCGCGGCCTGGAGTAGCTTCTACAACGCCAAAACCCCCGATGGCCGGCCGGCCACCCCGGTGCTCAGCGCGCCCCCAGAGTTGCGTGGGGTGCGGCTGGAGCTGGTCAAGGCCCTGCGCCAGACCCTCAAGCAGGGCCTGGGCCTGCTGGGCCTGGAAGCCCCCGAGGTCATGTAA